One window of the Paraburkholderia sp. PGU19 genome contains the following:
- a CDS encoding class I SAM-dependent methyltransferase translates to MTDDSTERFTDRVTDYVKYRPGYPREVVTFLHATCGLADGARVADIGAGTGISSKLLLDAGHTVVAVEPNQAMRAAADAWLDGYAGFTSVAGTAESTTLDGASVDLVIAAQAFHWFDPATARREFARILKPRGLIALIWNSRLLDATPFLAGYEALLQYFSVDYQAVAERYADDESMAVWFGDRLAHKARFANAQRLDFEGVQGRLMSSSYAPKAGHPNHQPMLTALRELFDRTAQGGTVEFAYETRVYVGYAEDNR, encoded by the coding sequence ATGACCGACGATTCCACCGAGCGCTTCACCGACCGCGTGACCGACTACGTCAAATACCGGCCGGGCTATCCGCGTGAAGTTGTGACCTTCCTGCACGCGACATGCGGGCTCGCCGACGGCGCACGGGTTGCCGACATCGGCGCGGGCACGGGCATTTCGTCGAAGCTCCTGCTCGATGCCGGGCACACGGTCGTCGCCGTCGAGCCAAATCAGGCAATGCGCGCAGCCGCCGACGCATGGCTTGACGGGTACGCGGGCTTCACGAGCGTCGCGGGGACGGCCGAGTCGACTACATTGGACGGCGCAAGTGTCGATCTCGTCATCGCGGCACAGGCGTTTCACTGGTTCGATCCCGCGACAGCGCGACGCGAATTCGCGCGCATCCTGAAGCCGCGTGGGCTGATCGCGTTGATCTGGAATAGCCGGCTACTCGACGCGACGCCTTTTCTTGCAGGCTACGAAGCGCTGTTGCAATATTTCAGCGTCGACTACCAGGCTGTGGCCGAACGCTATGCGGATGACGAATCAATGGCTGTCTGGTTCGGTGACAGGCTTGCTCACAAAGCGCGCTTCGCGAACGCACAGCGGCTCGACTTCGAAGGCGTGCAAGGGCGGCTGATGTCATCGTCTTATGCGCCGAAGGCCGGGCATCCGAATCATCAACCGATGCTGACGGCGCTGCGTGAACTGTTCGATCGTACCGCGCAAGGTGGTACGGTCGAGTTCGCGTATGAGACGCGCGTATATGTCGGATATGCAGAGGACAACCGCTAG
- a CDS encoding NAD(P)/FAD-dependent oxidoreductase, giving the protein MPSPHRSEMRIAIIGSGFSGIGMAIRLKRMGFTSFTIYEAAADLGGTWRDNTYPGAACDVPSHLYSFSFEANPSWSRAFSHQHEILAYLKHCARKYQVDSAMQFNARVTAARFDEARLVWRLDIARNGVHETVEADAVISAIGLLSRPAIPRIDGLDTFGGKIFHSARWDHDYPLEGKRVAVIGTGASAIQFIPRIQPRVAQMLLFQRTAPWIMPKPDKPVSERARWLFTHLPFTQRCVRSAIYWQMESRGLGFFVNPQLVNPAMKFARSYLERRVKDPALRAKLTPDYRLGCKRVLLSSDYYPALGQPNVDVVTTPIRTIVHDGIVTADGAHHPVDAIIFGTGFQVNDVGAPFDVTGLGGADLGALWLRDGPEAYLGTSIADFPNFFMMAGPNTALGHNSMIYMIESQVQYIADCLRELHRRGARTMNLRADVQRAFNASLQRDMQRTVWASGCHSWYQTKSGKITAIWPRFTFNFRRRTRRVRSAEYVYSDQERE; this is encoded by the coding sequence ATGCCTTCACCCCATCGTTCTGAGATGCGTATCGCGATTATCGGAAGCGGCTTCTCGGGCATCGGCATGGCGATCCGGCTCAAGCGCATGGGATTTACCTCGTTCACGATCTACGAAGCGGCGGCCGACCTGGGCGGTACGTGGCGCGACAACACGTATCCCGGCGCTGCATGCGATGTACCGTCGCATCTGTACTCGTTTTCATTCGAAGCGAACCCGTCGTGGTCACGCGCGTTCAGTCATCAACACGAGATCCTTGCGTATCTGAAGCATTGTGCACGCAAGTATCAGGTGGACAGCGCGATGCAGTTCAATGCGCGCGTAACGGCCGCGCGTTTCGATGAGGCGCGGCTCGTCTGGCGGCTCGATATCGCGCGCAATGGCGTGCATGAAACCGTCGAGGCCGATGCAGTGATCTCTGCGATCGGGCTGTTGTCGCGACCGGCGATTCCGCGGATCGACGGACTCGACACGTTCGGGGGCAAGATATTTCACTCGGCGCGCTGGGACCACGACTATCCGCTCGAAGGCAAACGGGTCGCCGTCATCGGCACCGGCGCCAGCGCGATCCAGTTCATCCCGCGAATCCAGCCACGCGTCGCGCAGATGCTGCTCTTCCAGCGTACCGCGCCGTGGATCATGCCCAAGCCCGACAAGCCCGTCAGCGAACGCGCGCGCTGGCTCTTCACACACCTGCCCTTCACGCAACGCTGCGTGCGCAGCGCGATCTACTGGCAGATGGAATCGCGCGGCCTCGGATTTTTCGTCAATCCGCAGCTGGTGAACCCGGCGATGAAATTCGCACGCAGCTATCTCGAACGGCGGGTGAAAGACCCTGCATTGCGCGCCAAGCTGACACCGGACTACAGGCTGGGATGCAAACGCGTGCTGCTATCGAGCGACTACTATCCGGCACTCGGCCAACCGAATGTCGACGTGGTGACGACACCGATCCGCACCATCGTGCATGACGGCATCGTGACGGCCGACGGCGCGCATCATCCTGTCGATGCGATCATCTTCGGCACCGGATTTCAGGTGAACGACGTCGGCGCGCCATTTGACGTGACGGGACTCGGCGGCGCCGATCTCGGTGCGCTCTGGCTGCGCGACGGACCCGAAGCGTATCTCGGCACGAGCATCGCGGACTTTCCGAATTTCTTCATGATGGCCGGACCCAACACGGCCCTTGGGCACAACTCGATGATCTACATGATCGAGTCACAGGTGCAATACATTGCCGATTGCCTGCGCGAACTGCACCGTCGCGGCGCCCGCACGATGAATCTTCGTGCTGACGTACAGCGCGCATTCAATGCGAGCCTGCAACGCGACATGCAGCGAACTGTCTGGGCGAGCGGCTGCCACAGCTGGTATCAGACGAAGAGCGGCAAGATCACGGCAATCTGGCCGCGCTTCACATTCAATTTCCGTCGGCGCACACGTCGCGTGCGCAGTGCCGAATACGTGTATTCAGATCAGGAGCGTGAGTAA
- a CDS encoding TetR family transcriptional regulator, with the protein MQSASELELAPGKRKLIEAALRLTAGGRSFASLGLRELAREAELNPNTFYRHFETLDDLAREAVESVSRRLRPMLRRERWLAAHDEPHSVPRRACVAFFAFTLENREAFLSALAEYHGTSPVLREAVRVNLNEVSAEMAEDVVQLNLMPVLPRETVEEICTQIVLQLFHLSHEFIGNAAQRESLIDYAERFIVRLFAGAVVLAQHEAQ; encoded by the coding sequence ATGCAATCCGCATCGGAACTGGAACTCGCTCCTGGCAAGCGCAAGCTGATCGAGGCCGCGTTGCGCCTGACAGCGGGCGGCCGCAGCTTTGCGAGCCTCGGCCTGCGCGAGCTCGCGCGCGAGGCGGAACTCAACCCCAACACGTTCTACCGGCACTTCGAAACGCTCGACGATCTCGCGCGCGAAGCCGTCGAATCGGTCAGCCGGCGCCTGCGCCCGATGCTTCGGCGCGAACGGTGGCTAGCCGCGCACGACGAGCCGCATAGCGTGCCGCGCCGCGCGTGCGTCGCTTTCTTTGCGTTTACGCTGGAAAACCGCGAGGCCTTTCTGAGCGCGCTGGCCGAGTATCACGGCACGTCGCCGGTGTTGCGCGAGGCGGTGCGAGTGAACCTGAACGAGGTGTCGGCCGAAATGGCCGAGGACGTCGTGCAGTTGAATCTGATGCCCGTGCTGCCGCGCGAGACCGTCGAGGAAATCTGCACGCAGATCGTGTTGCAGCTTTTCCATCTTTCGCATGAATTCATCGGCAATGCCGCGCAGCGTGAGTCGTTGATCGATTATGCGGAGCGTTTCATCGTCAGGCTGTTCGCGGGCGCCGTCGTTCTCGCGCAGCATGAGGCGCAATGA
- a CDS encoding tetratricopeptide repeat protein, whose translation MKKLLAAASVSLTLSLMLVSGAAFALPTATQIETTIQQGDWQKADSQLNEVLKAHPDSARAHYLYAQVLDREGRPADALAQLQQAKTLDPQVRFTDPARFAQTEARLRSDAARVSGGAGGVTHRANNPFAQQQSAPATPSAFQPAPERHGPSMGMWIGIVVLIGAIVLVLRWTLRRARSQDDTRATDDRRAQLKRATDLLNDVRSLKLDVKLSTAPGHEALEREVEGAETQLRQLVEALSNSKKPVPPYQIEDLERQVASLKARAEGRPDPNAAPAASAGMGDSSYAREADQAFGRSGQQPGYPPGYPQAPYPYPPQQQQPPVIVQQGGGFGGGMGGLLTGVLLGEALNSGRDRVIERDVIVDDESRKRGGNDAGSIDFGQGSNDWSDGGDGGVDMGSNDDSGGWNDT comes from the coding sequence ATGAAAAAACTCCTCGCAGCAGCCAGTGTGTCCCTGACGCTTTCGCTGATGCTCGTGTCTGGCGCCGCCTTTGCGTTGCCGACGGCGACGCAGATCGAAACGACGATTCAACAGGGCGACTGGCAGAAAGCCGATTCGCAGTTGAACGAGGTGCTGAAGGCGCATCCCGACAGCGCCCGGGCGCACTATCTGTACGCACAGGTGCTCGATCGCGAAGGCCGCCCCGCCGACGCGCTCGCGCAGCTTCAACAGGCGAAGACGCTCGACCCGCAGGTTCGCTTCACCGACCCCGCCCGCTTCGCGCAGACGGAAGCGCGTCTGCGCTCGGACGCCGCGCGCGTGAGCGGCGGCGCCGGTGGCGTCACGCATCGCGCGAACAATCCGTTCGCGCAGCAGCAATCCGCGCCCGCCACGCCGTCGGCGTTCCAGCCGGCTCCCGAACGGCATGGTCCTTCGATGGGCATGTGGATCGGCATCGTCGTGCTGATCGGCGCGATCGTGTTGGTCCTGCGCTGGACGCTGCGCCGCGCGCGCTCGCAGGACGACACGCGCGCCACCGACGACCGTCGCGCGCAGCTCAAACGCGCAACCGATCTGCTCAACGACGTGCGCTCGCTGAAGCTCGACGTGAAGCTGTCGACGGCACCGGGACATGAAGCGCTCGAACGCGAAGTCGAAGGCGCGGAGACGCAACTGCGTCAGCTGGTCGAAGCGCTGTCGAATAGCAAGAAACCCGTGCCGCCGTATCAGATCGAAGACCTCGAACGGCAGGTCGCGAGCCTCAAGGCACGCGCCGAAGGCCGGCCCGATCCGAATGCGGCGCCTGCCGCATCGGCGGGCATGGGCGACTCTTCCTACGCGCGCGAAGCGGACCAGGCGTTCGGACGCAGCGGCCAGCAGCCAGGTTACCCGCCCGGTTATCCGCAAGCGCCCTACCCGTATCCGCCGCAGCAACAGCAGCCGCCCGTCATCGTGCAGCAAGGCGGCGGTTTTGGCGGCGGCATGGGTGGCTTGCTGACGGGCGTGCTGCTCGGCGAAGCGCTCAACTCAGGCCGTGACCGCGTGATCGAACGCGATGTGATCGTCGACGACGAATCGCGCAAGCGCGGCGGCAACGATGCCGGCTCGATCGACTTCGGCCAGGGCTCGAACGACTGGAGCGATGGCGGAGATGGTGGTGTCGATATGGGCAGCAACGACGATTCGGGCGGCTGGAACGACACCTGA
- a CDS encoding PspA/IM30 family protein — translation MSLFDSITRTVKGLLNDAADSVQDPSRDARQIVRELDESIAKAENSLIEIQAQVATQQSKRDVAADKAKKYEDGAKRALQSGDEALAREALGAQSTAEAERDALAKELSTLEPSVEQLKTQIDDMRQRRNDLNARSNILQAKQQIAEAKDTAATALGGIGGKNLAEDFQKLEDKVALSTARSDARLNSADVKSGKALDDKLADLNRGPSIDDRLAALKKQLDTPAQ, via the coding sequence ATGTCGCTTTTTGACAGCATCACGCGGACGGTCAAAGGTCTCCTGAACGATGCAGCCGACTCCGTGCAAGACCCGTCGCGTGATGCGCGCCAGATCGTGCGCGAACTCGACGAGAGCATCGCGAAAGCGGAGAACTCGCTGATCGAGATCCAGGCGCAGGTCGCCACGCAGCAAAGCAAGCGCGACGTGGCCGCCGACAAGGCGAAGAAGTACGAAGACGGCGCCAAACGCGCGCTGCAGTCGGGCGACGAAGCGCTCGCGCGCGAAGCGCTCGGCGCGCAGTCGACAGCGGAAGCCGAGCGCGATGCGCTCGCGAAGGAACTGTCCACGCTCGAGCCTTCCGTCGAACAGTTGAAGACGCAGATCGACGATATGCGTCAGCGCCGCAACGACCTGAACGCGCGCTCGAACATCCTGCAGGCCAAGCAGCAGATCGCGGAGGCCAAGGACACGGCGGCCACCGCGCTGGGCGGAATCGGCGGCAAGAATCTTGCTGAAGACTTTCAGAAGCTGGAGGACAAGGTCGCGCTGTCGACGGCACGTTCCGACGCGCGGCTGAACTCGGCCGACGTGAAGAGCGGCAAGGCGCTCGACGACAAGCTCGCGGACCTGAACCGCGGCCCGTCGATCGACGACCGTCTCGCCGCGCTGAAGAAGCAGCTGGACACGCCTGCGCAGTAA
- a CDS encoding penicillin-binding protein 1A has product MPIIKRPQSSSSSGHSGREPSFGSNDNPSRDYRYAQREEDDRDERGRGARSGGSGRSIGGTIALWFAGLFATLAVVGALIIGYALVVMGPQLPSLDALTDYRPKVPLRIYTADHVLIGEFGEERRSLVRFQDIPDVQKKAVLAIEDYRFYEHGGVDFIGILRAGFADLAHGGSSQGASTITMQVARNFFLSSEKTYTRKIYEMLLAYKIERALTKDQILELYMNQIYLGERAYGFAAAARVYFGKDLKDITLAQAAMLAGLPKAPSAYNPVVNPKRAKIRQEYILKRMLDLNYITQDQYNQAIKEEIHTKTAGNEYSVHAEYIAEMVRQMMYAQYKDETYTRGLNVTTTIDSADQEAAYLAVRKGVMDYERRHGYRGPEGFVELPAAGDERDEAIEDALNDHPDNGEIIAAVVTSVTPKEVKAQLLDGTQASVTGDGLRFAAGALSARAAQAQRIRPGSIVRLIADANGNWQITQLPQVEGALVSMTPQDGAIRALVGGFDFNKNKFNHVTQAWRQPGSSFKPFIYSAALDKGLGPATIINDAPLYFPPSAPGGDAWEPKDDDQPDGPMPMRLALQKSKNLVSIRILSYIGTKYAQDFVTQRFGFDADKTPPYLPMALGAGLVTPLQSAGAYSVFANGGYRINPYLIGEVDDAHGQPLSRAQPLTAGKDAPRTLEPRNAYIMNSLLHSVATAGTGAGTNVLHRNDLQGKTGTTNDAKDGWFAGYQQSLVAVAWMGYDQPKSLGSREFGAQLALPIWVEYMQRALRGVPQVEPEMPQGVTSVDGELFYADMTPGSGFVASIGMDSANPLASGGDAVGTVGPAGMTPPAPPPNVTSTEKKQIMDLFESNKP; this is encoded by the coding sequence ATGCCAATCATCAAACGACCGCAATCTTCCAGCTCCTCAGGGCATTCAGGCCGCGAGCCTTCTTTCGGCAGCAACGACAACCCGAGTCGCGATTACCGTTACGCGCAGCGCGAAGAAGACGATCGCGATGAGCGCGGGCGCGGTGCCCGTTCAGGCGGCTCGGGTCGCTCGATAGGCGGCACGATCGCGTTGTGGTTCGCCGGACTGTTCGCGACTCTCGCGGTGGTCGGCGCGCTGATCATCGGCTATGCGCTCGTCGTGATGGGGCCGCAACTGCCGTCGCTCGATGCGCTCACCGACTACCGCCCGAAAGTGCCGCTGCGCATCTATACGGCGGACCACGTGCTGATCGGCGAATTCGGCGAGGAGCGCCGCAGTCTGGTGCGCTTCCAGGACATTCCCGACGTGCAGAAGAAGGCCGTGCTCGCGATCGAGGACTATCGCTTCTACGAGCATGGCGGCGTCGATTTCATCGGCATCCTGCGTGCGGGTTTCGCGGACCTCGCGCATGGCGGCTCGTCGCAGGGCGCGAGCACGATCACGATGCAGGTCGCGCGCAACTTCTTCCTGTCGAGCGAGAAAACGTACACGCGCAAGATCTATGAAATGCTGCTCGCGTACAAGATCGAGCGCGCGCTCACGAAAGACCAGATTCTCGAGCTGTACATGAACCAGATCTATCTGGGCGAGCGCGCCTATGGCTTCGCGGCCGCGGCGCGCGTGTACTTCGGCAAGGATCTGAAGGACATCACGCTTGCTCAGGCAGCGATGCTCGCGGGGCTGCCGAAGGCGCCGTCCGCGTACAACCCGGTCGTCAATCCGAAGCGCGCGAAGATTCGCCAGGAGTACATCCTGAAGCGGATGCTCGATCTGAACTACATCACGCAAGACCAGTACAACCAGGCCATCAAGGAAGAGATCCACACGAAGACGGCGGGCAACGAATACAGCGTGCACGCCGAGTACATCGCGGAGATGGTCCGCCAGATGATGTACGCGCAGTACAAGGACGAGACCTACACGCGCGGTCTGAACGTCACGACGACGATCGATTCCGCGGATCAGGAAGCCGCCTATCTTGCCGTGCGCAAGGGCGTGATGGACTACGAGCGCCGTCACGGCTATCGCGGACCGGAAGGTTTCGTCGAGTTGCCGGCTGCCGGCGACGAGCGCGACGAAGCCATCGAAGACGCGCTGAACGATCACCCTGACAACGGCGAGATCATTGCGGCCGTCGTGACGTCGGTGACGCCGAAGGAAGTGAAGGCGCAATTGCTCGACGGCACGCAGGCGAGCGTGACGGGCGACGGCTTGCGTTTCGCGGCGGGCGCGCTGTCGGCGCGCGCGGCGCAGGCGCAACGCATCCGGCCGGGTTCGATCGTGCGCCTGATCGCCGATGCGAACGGCAACTGGCAGATCACGCAGTTGCCGCAAGTGGAGGGCGCGCTGGTGTCGATGACGCCGCAGGACGGTGCGATCCGCGCGCTGGTCGGCGGCTTCGACTTCAACAAGAACAAGTTCAACCACGTGACGCAGGCATGGCGTCAGCCGGGTTCGAGCTTCAAGCCGTTCATCTATTCGGCGGCGCTCGACAAGGGCCTCGGACCGGCGACGATCATCAACGATGCGCCGCTGTACTTCCCGCCGAGCGCGCCGGGCGGCGACGCGTGGGAGCCGAAGGACGACGATCAGCCGGATGGTCCGATGCCGATGCGTCTCGCGCTGCAGAAGTCGAAGAACCTCGTGTCGATCCGCATCCTGTCGTATATCGGCACGAAGTACGCGCAGGATTTCGTCACGCAGCGCTTCGGCTTCGATGCCGACAAGACGCCGCCGTATCTGCCCATGGCGCTTGGCGCTGGTCTGGTGACGCCGCTGCAATCGGCGGGTGCGTATAGCGTGTTCGCGAACGGCGGCTATCGGATCAATCCGTATCTGATTGGGGAAGTCGACGACGCGCACGGCCAGCCGCTGTCACGTGCGCAGCCGCTGACGGCGGGCAAGGATGCACCGCGCACGCTGGAGCCGCGCAACGCGTACATCATGAACAGCCTGCTGCATTCGGTGGCGACGGCGGGCACGGGCGCGGGCACGAACGTGCTGCATCGTAACGACCTGCAAGGCAAGACGGGTACGACAAACGATGCGAAGGACGGCTGGTTCGCCGGCTATCAGCAGTCGCTCGTGGCGGTTGCGTGGATGGGTTATGACCAGCCGAAGTCGCTCGGTAGCCGCGAATTTGGTGCGCAACTGGCGTTGCCGATCTGGGTCGAGTATATGCAGCGTGCGCTGCGTGGTGTGCCGCAGGTTGAGCCTGAGATGCCTCAGGGTGTCACTTCCGTCGATGGCGAGTTGTTCTACGCGGATATGACGCCGGGGAGTGGGTTTGTCGCGAGTATTGGGATGGATTCGGCGAATCCGCTCGCTAGTGGTGGGGATGCTGTCGGCACGGTTGGGCCAGCGGGGATGACGCCGCCAGCGCCGCCGCCGAATGTCACTTCGACTGAGAAGAAGCAGATTATGGAT